A portion of the Kiritimatiellia bacterium genome contains these proteins:
- a CDS encoding PaaI family thioesterase yields MSGNSLPLQVWLPRTRGCYVCGIENSAGFRLRLRREGDVVVAEYDAPAVANGYRGMVHGGIAMTLLDEAMTWAAILATRSVCVAAEMSTRFRHPMPVDARYRIEGRVLQADRRLVLTQGHVLDAGGRQLVTASGKYVPRRDAAGTEKEIEFADPVPPELGLGPARHR; encoded by the coding sequence GTGAGTGGGAACTCGTTACCCCTGCAGGTTTGGCTGCCACGAACCCGTGGCTGCTATGTCTGTGGCATTGAAAACTCCGCCGGATTTCGCCTCCGACTGCGGCGGGAGGGCGACGTAGTCGTCGCCGAGTACGACGCGCCGGCGGTGGCCAACGGCTACCGCGGCATGGTGCATGGGGGCATCGCGATGACGCTGCTGGACGAGGCGATGACCTGGGCAGCGATTCTCGCAACCCGCTCGGTCTGCGTCGCGGCGGAAATGAGCACCCGTTTCCGCCATCCCATGCCCGTCGACGCCCGCTACCGCATCGAGGGGCGCGTGCTCCAGGCCGATCGCCGGCTGGTTCTCACCCAGGGCCACGTGCTCGATGCCGGCGGGCGCCAGCTGGTGACTGCCAGCGGGAAATACGTGCCCCGGCGTGACGCCGCGGGGACCGAGAAGGAAATCGAGTTTGCCGACCCGGTGCCGCCAGAGCTCGGCCTCGGGCCGGCGAGGCACCGCTGA
- a CDS encoding sulfatase-like hydrolase/transferase, with amino-acid sequence MSLFRQLLVMVAFAGALTAPARPPDLIFIILDDMTRDKMCWTAEGRGRYLSPNLDRLASEGVVMANQHVSSPVCTPSRYACLTGRYASRSRAPQFRRLAERAGQTIVLWNTHIVPGDVTLPKLLRDAGYRTGFAGKNHVIAAPPRPPIPADADPRAPQIADALRQHDEQLRAAIRAAGFDFAGGVYPGNPDDLMPRALRVHNMDWVTAAALEFLDTAPADRPVFLYFAPTLCHSPYEPHRSWRADPHATPAGWLPTPPAVLPTRETLPRRLAAAGRQRPHGEMVLWLDDAIGAILSRLEQLRRLDHSIIFVFNDNGQEGKGSIYQTGTLSPSLVWRHGGFPCGGVCSAMVSNIDFAPTLLDFAGARVPSGAFDGVSFRAALESPGRWLRDALYFELGFTRGVRMGNWKYIALRYPPAPEELVDMRKAAEYAPIHPIIQKKAPPPLPPYGHIAGNNNEFKTLKRQPAYFERDQLYDLSCDPEEQTNLAARAEFAKRVALMKERLSAFLRELPDGFAELSPPSAPGSAGGTP; translated from the coding sequence GTGTCGTTGTTTCGCCAGCTGCTCGTGATGGTGGCGTTCGCCGGCGCTCTAACCGCGCCAGCCCGTCCGCCGGATCTGATCTTCATCATTCTTGATGACATGACCCGGGACAAGATGTGTTGGACCGCCGAGGGCCGCGGTCGCTACCTTTCCCCGAACCTCGACCGGCTGGCGAGCGAAGGTGTGGTGATGGCGAACCAGCACGTCAGCTCACCGGTGTGCACACCGAGTCGCTACGCGTGCCTTACCGGCCGCTATGCGAGCCGCAGCCGTGCGCCCCAGTTCCGGCGCCTCGCGGAGCGGGCCGGCCAGACGATTGTGCTGTGGAACACGCACATCGTGCCGGGCGACGTGACGTTGCCGAAGCTGCTTCGGGATGCCGGCTACCGAACCGGCTTCGCCGGCAAGAACCACGTGATCGCCGCGCCGCCGCGTCCGCCTATTCCCGCCGATGCCGACCCTCGCGCTCCACAGATCGCGGACGCGCTGCGCCAACATGACGAGCAGCTCCGAGCGGCGATCCGGGCCGCCGGCTTTGACTTTGCCGGCGGCGTGTATCCCGGCAACCCGGACGATTTGATGCCGCGCGCGCTGCGCGTGCACAACATGGACTGGGTGACGGCCGCGGCGCTGGAGTTTCTGGACACCGCGCCGGCAGACCGGCCGGTGTTCCTCTACTTTGCGCCGACGCTGTGCCATTCCCCGTACGAGCCCCACCGCTCATGGCGTGCGGACCCTCACGCGACGCCCGCTGGCTGGCTCCCAACCCCACCGGCGGTGCTCCCCACCCGCGAGACACTCCCGCGCCGGCTGGCCGCCGCCGGCCGTCAGCGGCCCCACGGCGAAATGGTCTTGTGGCTCGACGACGCCATTGGTGCGATCCTCTCCCGGCTCGAACAGCTCCGCCGGCTCGATCACTCGATCATATTCGTGTTCAATGACAACGGACAAGAGGGAAAAGGCTCGATCTATCAGACTGGTACCCTCAGCCCCTCCTTGGTCTGGCGGCACGGCGGGTTCCCCTGTGGCGGGGTGTGTTCGGCAATGGTTTCAAACATCGACTTCGCGCCGACGCTGCTGGATTTTGCGGGCGCACGAGTTCCGAGCGGCGCGTTCGACGGCGTGAGCTTCCGCGCCGCGCTGGAGTCTCCGGGAAGATGGCTCCGCGATGCGTTGTATTTTGAGCTCGGCTTCACGCGCGGCGTTCGCATGGGCAACTGGAAGTACATCGCCCTCCGTTACCCGCCAGCGCCGGAGGAACTGGTGGACATGCGGAAGGCCGCCGAGTACGCTCCCATCCATCCAATCATCCAGAAGAAAGCGCCGCCACCACTCCCGCCCTATGGCCACATCGCGGGTAACAACAACGAGTTCAAAACGCTGAAACGCCAGCCGGCCTACTTCGAGCGGGATCAGCTCTATGATCTCTCCTGCGACCCGGAGGAACAAACCAACCTTGCTGCGCGCGCGGAGTTCGCGAAGCGCGTGGCGTTGATGAAAGAACGTCTTTCGGCTTTTCTCCGCGAGCTCCCCGACGGATTTGCCGAGCTGTCGCCGCCGTCCGCACCAGGCAGCGCCGGGGGGACTCCGTGA
- a CDS encoding iron ABC transporter permease has translation MSASMQRRRAAAVGLAAMVLLAALFLLPLAMVVRGGVLDGGRFSPRLVLRVLSNPVYAEGLRTSLLIAAGTTIGTVIIGLPLAWIASRREFRGRETVSALVLLPMLMPPFVGAIGLEHMLGRYGALNALLGTQVDWLERYRLAGVIALQTLSLYPILFLNASAALANVDPALEEAAATLGAHGVRRFIRVTLPLMFPGLFAGAAIVFIWSFTELGTPLMLGLSRCAPVQVYDSLKDIGDNPEPYALVLVMLALCIALYTIARWFVRRYLRGMPSKGVSSSALPRWTGARMAVALGLFGLVSLVAALPHLGVVLTSLSQPGAWYRSVRPAAWTLSHLREAWSHELTLVSIRNSLLYAGGAVALDLVLALAIARVVTRSDLRWRGVLDLLATLPLAVPGLVMAFGFLALSARLSHAAWVRESSWAAHLFDIRTQPALFLTLAYAIRRLPFMARAAVAGLQQTPQELDEAAATLGARPLYILRRISMPLIGSHLLAGALLTFAFSVLEVSDSLLLAQRMDFYPITKAMYELFSFIGVGPHLAAALGVWAMLFLGLTLFGASRIIGRRFGALFRV, from the coding sequence GTGAGCGCATCAATGCAGCGGCGGCGAGCAGCGGCGGTCGGCCTCGCAGCGATGGTGCTGCTGGCGGCGCTTTTCCTGCTGCCGCTGGCGATGGTGGTACGCGGTGGAGTGCTCGATGGCGGCCGGTTCTCACCGCGGCTCGTGCTGCGCGTTCTCTCAAACCCGGTTTATGCGGAAGGACTGCGCACCAGCCTGCTGATCGCGGCGGGGACGACGATCGGTACGGTGATCATCGGCCTGCCGCTGGCATGGATCGCTTCACGGCGAGAGTTTCGCGGACGGGAGACCGTCAGCGCGCTCGTGCTGCTGCCGATGCTGATGCCGCCGTTTGTCGGTGCGATCGGGCTGGAGCACATGCTGGGGCGCTACGGCGCGCTCAACGCGCTGCTCGGCACGCAGGTGGACTGGCTTGAACGGTACCGGCTGGCCGGCGTGATCGCGCTGCAGACGCTCTCGCTCTATCCGATTCTGTTCCTCAACGCGTCGGCGGCGCTTGCCAATGTGGATCCGGCACTGGAGGAGGCCGCCGCGACGCTGGGCGCACACGGTGTACGCCGGTTCATCCGGGTAACGCTGCCCCTGATGTTCCCGGGACTGTTCGCGGGCGCCGCGATCGTGTTCATCTGGAGCTTCACGGAGCTGGGCACCCCGCTGATGCTGGGGCTTTCCCGCTGCGCTCCCGTGCAGGTCTATGACTCGCTGAAGGACATCGGCGACAACCCGGAGCCCTACGCACTGGTGCTGGTGATGCTCGCCCTCTGCATTGCACTCTACACGATCGCGCGCTGGTTCGTACGACGGTACCTGCGGGGGATGCCCTCAAAGGGCGTGAGTTCGAGCGCGCTTCCGCGCTGGACGGGCGCGCGCATGGCGGTCGCCCTCGGTCTGTTCGGACTGGTGTCGCTGGTCGCCGCGCTTCCCCACCTCGGGGTCGTGCTGACAAGCCTCTCGCAGCCTGGCGCGTGGTATCGCAGCGTGCGCCCGGCGGCATGGACGCTTTCGCATTTGCGCGAAGCATGGTCGCACGAGCTGACGCTGGTCAGCATCCGCAACAGCCTGCTCTACGCCGGCGGGGCAGTCGCGCTCGACCTGGTGCTCGCGCTGGCAATCGCGAGGGTCGTGACGCGGTCCGATCTCCGGTGGCGTGGCGTGCTGGACCTGCTGGCGACACTCCCGTTGGCGGTGCCGGGGCTGGTGATGGCGTTTGGTTTTCTCGCGCTCAGTGCGCGGCTGAGCCATGCGGCCTGGGTGCGCGAATCCAGCTGGGCGGCGCATCTCTTCGACATCCGCACCCAGCCGGCACTGTTCCTCACCCTCGCCTACGCGATTCGTCGGCTGCCCTTCATGGCGCGCGCCGCGGTGGCCGGCCTGCAGCAAACCCCGCAGGAGCTGGATGAAGCGGCAGCGACGCTGGGCGCCCGGCCGCTGTACATCCTGCGCCGCATTTCGATGCCGCTGATTGGCAGCCATCTGCTGGCCGGTGCGCTGCTGACCTTCGCGTTCAGCGTCCTGGAAGTTTCCGACAGTCTGCTGCTGGCCCAGCGGATGGACTTCTATCCCATCACCAAGGCGATGTATGAGCTCTTTTCGTTCATCGGGGTCGGACCGCATCTGGCGGCCGCGCTGGGCGTGTGGGCGATGCTGTTTCTCGGGTTGACGCTGTTTGGCGCCAGTCGAATCATCGGTCGCCGATTTGGCGCGCTGTTCCGGGTTTGA
- a CDS encoding sulfide-dependent adenosine diphosphate thiazole synthase: MKFAPVDEASITRAIAREFHRLLDEYLVCDAIVLGGGPSGLVAARDLAKGGFKTLVVENNNYLGGGFWIGGYLMNPVTFRAPAQQLLEELGIPYQWAEPGLAVSDGPTACSTLISAAARAGVRFLNMTRFEDLVVRNGRAEGVVVNWSPVAALPRQITCVDPVALEARVVVDATGHDAVVARSLERRGLLKMASECGPMDVAASEGVLVEKTGEIFPGLIVAGMAVCTVFGIPRMGPTFGGMLFSGRRAAEVARALLERHSLHPSPRPS; this comes from the coding sequence ATGAAATTCGCACCCGTGGACGAAGCCTCCATCACGCGCGCGATCGCGCGCGAGTTTCACCGATTGCTCGACGAGTATCTGGTTTGCGACGCCATCGTGTTGGGTGGCGGGCCCAGCGGTCTCGTGGCCGCGCGGGACCTGGCGAAAGGGGGGTTCAAAACGCTCGTCGTCGAGAACAACAACTACCTGGGCGGAGGCTTTTGGATCGGCGGTTACCTGATGAATCCGGTAACCTTCCGAGCTCCTGCACAGCAACTGCTCGAGGAGCTGGGCATCCCTTATCAGTGGGCGGAACCGGGCCTGGCGGTGTCGGACGGACCCACTGCATGCTCCACGCTGATCTCGGCCGCGGCCCGCGCAGGTGTCCGGTTTCTCAACATGACGCGATTCGAAGACCTGGTCGTCCGGAATGGGCGGGCGGAGGGAGTGGTGGTCAACTGGTCCCCCGTTGCGGCCCTGCCGCGGCAAATCACCTGTGTCGACCCTGTCGCGTTGGAGGCCCGGGTGGTTGTGGATGCAACCGGCCATGATGCGGTTGTCGCGCGCAGCCTCGAGCGGCGAGGGCTGCTGAAGATGGCCAGTGAATGCGGTCCCATGGATGTGGCCGCATCTGAAGGGGTGCTGGTGGAGAAGACGGGCGAGATATTCCCGGGACTGATCGTCGCGGGTATGGCCGTTTGCACCGTGTTTGGAATCCCCCGCATGGGGCCGACATTCGGGGGCATGCTATTCTCGGGCCGCCGAGCCGCCGAGGTGGCACGGGCGCTGCTCGAGCGCCACTCGCTTCATCCGTCCCCGCGCCCGTCGTGA
- a CDS encoding DMT family transporter, giving the protein MQRPYIAMWLGILVCATAANLIQAGRMDPVHLAAARVAIAAAALLPLWWRERRGCEGSTLRTELRAALWPGVLLGVHFMTFLAGVRMTSVANATLLVNLAPAIVPFFAHAILRERIRHGEIAGTALGLIGVAVLVAGDFHMDRRTFFGDLTCLGSMVFFAAYLVLGRARRQGAGLWSYVVPLYAIATLTCLPVAMLRSSPPDLDLRREMLIALALGLGPTVIGHSALLYAVRFLRSQTVTLANLTQFIFAGLLAWALTGELPRPRFYPAAVLLVAGAVVAIRSAAVATTPIPARSLRNTPNHGSSS; this is encoded by the coding sequence ATGCAACGGCCCTACATCGCCATGTGGCTCGGAATTCTCGTCTGCGCGACCGCCGCCAATCTGATTCAGGCCGGCCGCATGGACCCCGTCCATCTGGCCGCCGCCCGGGTCGCCATCGCGGCCGCGGCGCTGTTGCCGCTGTGGTGGCGCGAACGACGAGGATGTGAGGGATCAACGCTGCGCACCGAGCTGCGCGCGGCGCTGTGGCCTGGCGTGTTGCTCGGCGTGCACTTCATGACCTTTTTGGCCGGCGTACGAATGACGTCGGTCGCCAACGCTACCTTGCTGGTGAACCTCGCGCCGGCGATCGTGCCCTTTTTCGCCCACGCGATTCTCCGCGAGCGCATCCGACACGGCGAGATCGCCGGCACTGCGCTCGGCTTGATCGGCGTCGCGGTGCTCGTCGCGGGCGATTTTCACATGGACCGCCGGACGTTTTTCGGCGACCTCACATGTCTGGGCTCCATGGTGTTCTTCGCGGCCTACCTGGTGCTTGGCCGCGCGCGACGGCAAGGGGCGGGGCTCTGGTCCTACGTCGTACCTCTCTATGCGATCGCCACGCTCACGTGCCTTCCCGTCGCGATGCTCCGCAGCTCTCCGCCCGACCTGGACCTCCGCCGAGAAATGTTGATCGCGCTCGCACTCGGTCTCGGACCGACCGTGATCGGACACAGCGCGCTGCTCTACGCCGTGCGCTTCCTTCGCTCCCAAACGGTCACACTCGCAAATCTTACCCAGTTCATTTTCGCCGGTCTGCTCGCGTGGGCGCTGACCGGCGAATTGCCGCGGCCGCGGTTCTATCCGGCCGCCGTGTTGCTGGTGGCCGGCGCCGTGGTGGCGATCAGGTCCGCTGCGGTAGCAACGACACCGATCCCAGCCAGATCCCTCCGCAACACCCCAAATCATGGTTCGTCCTCTTGA
- a CDS encoding GntP family permease codes for MVWRLWLAPAIGVALLLVLILRWRVQAFLALIIASVAVGFVAGMPPAALLTSMQNGMGNTLGFVATVVGLGAMLGQVLESSGGAHALAMALVRRWGTARAPLALMLAGFCIAIPVFFDVGFIILVPVLTALAGATGRSILQYAIPLLAGLAVTHSFVPPTPGPVAVAEILKADLGWVIALGIVTGLPTALVAGPLFGGWIAKRVVVAPPPTAVNPTALEGARDGEPPWTTVAGILAMPLVLIVANTAGQLLVKRGVWSPGWLPATVSFVGHPFVALLVATLTAVYVLGVRRGRTGAEMMELCVRSLAPAGVIILITGAGGMLKQVLVDSGVGSELARLFGRLALPPIVLGWLLAAAVRIAQGSSTVAMITAAGILAPMVEQSAMSPPHRALTVLAIAAGATILSHVNDSGFWLVGRYCGLTERQTLQSWTVMETIIAVAGLAMVLLASLIV; via the coding sequence ATGGTGTGGCGGTTATGGCTGGCGCCGGCGATCGGCGTCGCGTTGCTGCTGGTGCTGATCCTGCGCTGGCGGGTGCAAGCTTTTTTGGCGCTCATCATTGCCAGCGTCGCAGTGGGCTTCGTTGCCGGCATGCCGCCCGCCGCGCTGCTGACCAGCATGCAGAACGGTATGGGCAACACCCTCGGTTTTGTCGCCACTGTGGTCGGACTCGGCGCGATGCTCGGACAGGTGCTCGAATCGTCCGGCGGTGCCCACGCGCTCGCGATGGCGCTGGTGCGGCGGTGGGGAACGGCGCGCGCGCCGCTCGCGCTGATGCTCGCCGGCTTCTGCATCGCGATTCCGGTGTTCTTTGACGTCGGCTTCATCATCCTCGTGCCGGTGCTCACCGCGCTCGCCGGCGCAACCGGCCGTTCGATTCTGCAGTACGCCATTCCGCTGCTCGCCGGCCTCGCGGTGACCCACAGCTTCGTGCCGCCCACGCCTGGACCCGTGGCAGTCGCGGAGATTTTGAAGGCCGACCTCGGCTGGGTCATTGCGCTGGGAATCGTGACGGGGTTGCCCACGGCGCTGGTGGCCGGCCCGCTGTTCGGGGGATGGATCGCGAAACGGGTGGTCGTCGCGCCGCCGCCCACTGCGGTCAACCCCACGGCACTGGAGGGAGCGCGCGACGGCGAACCACCGTGGACGACGGTCGCGGGAATCCTTGCGATGCCGTTGGTGCTGATTGTTGCCAACACCGCGGGCCAGCTGCTCGTGAAGCGCGGCGTGTGGTCGCCGGGATGGTTGCCGGCGACGGTGAGCTTCGTCGGCCACCCGTTCGTCGCGCTGCTGGTGGCGACGCTGACGGCAGTGTATGTGCTGGGTGTTCGCCGCGGGCGCACCGGCGCGGAGATGATGGAGCTCTGTGTGCGTTCGCTCGCGCCAGCGGGCGTCATCATTCTCATCACGGGCGCCGGCGGCATGCTGAAACAGGTGCTGGTGGACAGCGGCGTTGGGTCGGAGCTGGCCCGGCTGTTCGGACGGCTCGCGCTGCCGCCGATCGTGCTGGGCTGGCTGCTGGCCGCCGCGGTGCGCATCGCGCAGGGCTCCTCCACCGTCGCCATGATCACCGCCGCGGGTATCCTCGCACCGATGGTCGAGCAGTCGGCGATGTCCCCCCCGCATCGCGCACTGACGGTGCTGGCCATCGCGGCCGGGGCGACGATCCTCTCCCATGTGAACGACAGCGGGTTCTGGCTGGTGGGTCGGTACTGCGGTCTCACCGAACGACAGACCCTGCAGTCGTGGACCGTGATGGAAACGATCATCGCGGTCGCGGGGCTGGCCATGGTGCTCCTCGCCAGCCTGATCGTGTGA
- a CDS encoding LamG domain-containing protein, producing MGGSGGGAQTAVSFDALDNLTAMTITGWYKSDGAFAGLARLVDRAAPTVGAGEWSLYFDPTPGRLQLNLGGTTFFNTTGDYWQTNKWIFFAVRFVGSSSVNFFIGDTNTTASLLSSTGGPVPANLGDGTRKLTVGNRENLGRAFKGCIDDVRIYDEAISDTNIEAIRVEGIPEPGTIGLLSLSSVLLIARRHRWRER from the coding sequence ATGGGCGGTTCGGGTGGCGGCGCGCAGACCGCGGTCAGTTTTGACGCGCTGGACAACCTGACCGCGATGACCATTACGGGTTGGTACAAATCCGACGGCGCGTTTGCGGGCCTTGCGCGACTAGTCGACCGTGCTGCGCCGACTGTTGGTGCGGGTGAGTGGTCACTGTATTTTGATCCGACGCCGGGCCGGCTGCAGCTGAACCTTGGAGGCACCACCTTCTTCAACACCACAGGAGACTATTGGCAGACGAACAAATGGATTTTCTTCGCGGTTCGGTTCGTCGGAAGCTCCTCGGTGAACTTCTTCATTGGCGACACGAACACCACCGCCTCCCTGCTGAGCTCAACCGGCGGCCCCGTCCCCGCAAACCTAGGTGACGGAACGAGGAAGCTGACGGTTGGTAACCGCGAGAACCTCGGCCGGGCGTTCAAAGGGTGTATTGACGATGTCCGGATCTACGACGAGGCGATTTCGGACACCAACATCGAGGCGATCCGGGTCGAGGGAATCCCCGAGCCGGGTACGATTGGTCTGCTCAGCCTGAGCTCGGTTCTGCTGATCGCACGGCGCCATCGCTGGCGCGAGCGCTGA
- a CDS encoding efflux RND transporter permease subunit, whose protein sequence is MSTGTTLSPDGSRIGRFANRHRLAIIFVTLALCVGGIYGSLRTPSSVFPETDFPRCVVLIDNGAMPADEMMATITRPVEEAMKDIPGVTQVRSATGRGSAEVNVFFNWRADMPRSELYVLNRVAQLKNELPATAKATVWRLTFNAFPIIGISVTSPGRDIMELWELARYELKPRFMRLEGVARVDLVGGRMPEYHVVVDPLRLAALGLGMHDVVEGLRANNRIEPAGFHSENYTIYLAMTEGRARSAEELAALPLAVRDGSPVRIGDVARVERGPEPVFNFVNAQGRPAVLMNIRAQPRGSSILAIARNLQRELRELRHVLPPDVELSFYYDQSLFVRESVRSVWESIGVGLIFAVLILYGFLNSWGSVLTAVVVIPVSVFATVVAILAAGMTFNLMTLGGIAAAIGVIIDDAIVVVESIVRETAGGGSPEDAIGRALGAILRPLIGSTLMPVVVFAPLAFLDGLPGVFFRALAVTMVVALLASLVLAVTLTPALASWCLRPAKHGRTGPAQEGPWMQLLLAGFGAALRGTLRWRWALLLVVLAVATAGAALYRRLETAFLPAMDEGGFVIDYLTPWGTSLEETDRMLQQAETILRETPELEGYSRRTGARLALAIAEPNKGDILVKLRPDRRRTTEEIKSELRQKLNRALPGIEWEFPGILADLVGDLTWAPDPIEVKLFSTDTAWLMRTAPKVRRLIEEVPGVVDTSDGLRMTGPTLALRVRHDEVARHGLTVEAVAEAMNIAVLGQVASTVSEADRVVPIRVVGDPACSATAESLRDLPIRARSGRLVTLGQIADVAETPGQLELRRENLRQMVAVTASLEGRGLGAAIADIRARLARQPDIPPGVVEYGGLYEQQVESFRNLAIVLALAIVLVFTLLLIEFRSFREPAAIVAGSVLALVGSVGGVWITGTSLNIVSFLGAIIGVGIVAKNGILMLDCVGQFRAAGHSLDESLVLAGRRRLRPILMTSLSTMLAMLPLAWGIGHGADMLRPLAIGVIGALTVSLLLSLFATPALYRLIAPPRDSSASIS, encoded by the coding sequence ATGAGTACGGGCACGACGCTGAGTCCGGATGGCAGTCGGATCGGACGGTTTGCGAACCGGCACCGGCTGGCGATTATTTTTGTGACGCTCGCACTGTGCGTCGGCGGGATCTATGGGTCCTTGCGAACGCCCTCCTCGGTGTTCCCCGAGACGGATTTCCCCCGCTGTGTGGTGTTGATCGACAACGGCGCGATGCCGGCCGACGAAATGATGGCCACCATCACGCGACCGGTCGAGGAGGCGATGAAAGACATCCCGGGCGTTACGCAGGTGCGCTCGGCCACCGGGCGAGGCTCGGCGGAGGTCAACGTGTTTTTCAACTGGCGTGCGGACATGCCGCGGTCGGAGCTCTATGTGCTCAACCGTGTCGCGCAACTGAAGAACGAGCTGCCAGCCACTGCAAAGGCGACCGTCTGGCGACTGACCTTCAATGCGTTTCCGATCATCGGCATCAGCGTGACGAGCCCGGGCCGGGACATCATGGAGCTGTGGGAGCTGGCGAGGTACGAGCTGAAGCCGAGGTTCATGCGCCTTGAGGGTGTTGCGCGGGTGGATCTGGTGGGCGGCCGAATGCCCGAGTACCACGTGGTGGTGGATCCCCTGCGGCTCGCCGCACTGGGACTGGGCATGCATGACGTGGTCGAGGGCCTTCGTGCAAACAATCGGATCGAGCCGGCCGGGTTTCACTCGGAGAACTACACGATCTACCTCGCGATGACCGAGGGGCGGGCCCGCTCAGCGGAGGAGCTGGCGGCGCTCCCGCTGGCGGTGCGCGACGGGTCGCCGGTGCGCATCGGCGACGTCGCCCGCGTGGAACGGGGCCCGGAGCCGGTGTTCAACTTCGTCAATGCCCAGGGCCGTCCCGCGGTTCTGATGAACATCCGTGCGCAACCTCGGGGCAGCAGCATCCTGGCGATCGCACGCAATCTGCAGCGGGAGCTGCGGGAGCTGCGCCACGTGCTGCCGCCGGACGTCGAACTGTCCTTTTATTACGACCAGTCGCTCTTCGTGCGCGAGTCCGTCCGAAGCGTCTGGGAATCCATCGGGGTGGGTCTGATCTTCGCGGTTCTGATCCTCTATGGTTTTTTGAACAGCTGGGGGAGCGTGCTGACCGCAGTCGTGGTGATTCCCGTTTCGGTGTTCGCCACCGTGGTTGCGATCCTCGCGGCGGGGATGACGTTCAATCTGATGACGCTTGGCGGTATCGCGGCCGCGATCGGCGTGATCATCGACGACGCGATCGTGGTCGTGGAGAGCATCGTGCGGGAGACGGCGGGCGGTGGTTCTCCCGAGGATGCGATCGGGCGGGCCCTGGGTGCGATCCTGCGTCCGCTCATCGGTTCGACGCTGATGCCCGTGGTGGTGTTTGCACCCTTGGCGTTTCTCGACGGTTTGCCCGGCGTGTTTTTTCGGGCACTGGCGGTGACGATGGTGGTCGCACTGCTGGCGTCACTGGTGCTGGCCGTCACGCTGACTCCCGCGCTCGCGTCCTGGTGTTTGCGACCGGCCAAGCACGGCCGAACCGGCCCGGCACAGGAGGGGCCGTGGATGCAGTTGCTGCTGGCGGGCTTCGGGGCCGCGCTGCGAGGCACGCTGCGGTGGCGGTGGGCGTTGCTGCTGGTGGTGCTCGCCGTGGCGACCGCGGGCGCGGCGCTGTACCGGCGGCTCGAGACGGCCTTCTTGCCCGCGATGGACGAAGGCGGCTTTGTCATTGACTACTTGACGCCGTGGGGGACCAGCCTCGAAGAAACTGATCGAATGCTGCAACAAGCGGAAACCATTCTGCGCGAAACGCCGGAGCTGGAAGGGTACTCGCGCCGCACCGGCGCCCGTCTGGCGCTGGCGATCGCTGAGCCGAACAAGGGCGATATCCTGGTCAAGCTGCGGCCGGACCGCCGCCGCACCACCGAGGAAATCAAATCGGAGCTCCGGCAAAAGTTGAATCGGGCGCTTCCGGGCATCGAATGGGAGTTCCCCGGCATCCTCGCTGATCTTGTCGGTGACCTCACATGGGCGCCGGACCCGATCGAGGTGAAGCTGTTTTCCACCGACACCGCCTGGTTGATGCGCACCGCGCCGAAGGTTCGCCGGCTCATCGAGGAGGTGCCGGGAGTCGTCGACACCAGTGACGGGCTGAGGATGACGGGGCCTACGCTGGCCCTGCGAGTCCGTCACGACGAGGTGGCGCGGCACGGACTGACCGTCGAAGCTGTCGCCGAGGCAATGAACATTGCAGTGCTCGGACAGGTCGCTTCGACGGTCAGCGAGGCGGATCGCGTGGTCCCGATCCGCGTGGTCGGCGACCCCGCCTGCTCGGCGACAGCAGAGTCGCTGCGCGATCTGCCGATACGTGCGCGCTCCGGCCGCCTTGTCACACTCGGCCAGATCGCCGATGTGGCGGAAACGCCGGGCCAACTGGAGCTGCGAAGGGAAAATTTGCGCCAGATGGTCGCCGTGACCGCGTCCCTTGAAGGAAGGGGCCTGGGCGCGGCCATCGCGGACATTCGGGCGCGACTCGCGCGCCAGCCCGATATTCCACCGGGCGTTGTGGAGTATGGCGGATTGTACGAGCAGCAGGTCGAATCCTTTCGGAATCTCGCGATTGTGCTCGCGCTGGCGATTGTGCTGGTCTTCACGTTGTTGTTGATCGAATTTCGCTCGTTCCGGGAGCCGGCCGCGATTGTCGCGGGCTCCGTCTTGGCGCTGGTAGGGTCGGTGGGGGGGGTGTGGATCACCGGTACTTCGTTGAACATCGTCTCCTTTCTCGGCGCCATCATCGGCGTCGGCATCGTCGCCAAAAATGGAATTCTGATGCTGGATTGTGTCGGTCAATTCCGGGCGGCCGGTCATTCGCTGGATGAATCGCTGGTACTGGCCGGCCGCCGGCGACTGCGCCCGATTCTGATGACGTCACTCTCCACGATGCTCGCGATGCTGCCATTGGCCTGGGGCATCGGCCACGGGGCCGACATGCTCCGGCCGCTGGCGATCGGCGTGATCGGAGCGCTGACGGTTTCGCTGCTGCTGTCGCTCTTCGCGACCCCGGCGTTGTATCGTCTGATCGCGCCGCCGCGGGATTCTTCCGCTTCGATCAGCTGA